CTTATAGCTTTACTCAAGGGCTTCGGAAGGCAATGGCTCACCTCAATGCTGATAATATTCAACAACTTGATGCAAATCGCTCATTCAATACTGAGCGAGAAAGTATAGATTCGATTTTGTCTTCCGATGTTTCGGACATAATGGAAGGGGATGTGGTCAAGAGAAAGCAATTCGAACTGGAATTCGACCGCGCAGAGGACGGTGATTTTCCTTGGCTGGACATTCAGTCTGTACTCGGGCAATCATCTACTGTCTATGACTTGCCTGTACGGCGTTTGGTAGTCCGTTTTGAGGATGATGAATTTGAGAATGAATGGCGAGACGCTATCAGAGAGGCTCTCGACATGAATAATCCTCCTCTCTCTTGGATTGAATCACCCTTTTATGCGGTATTGGAGTCTTCTGACCCTGGAGAAGGAGATGCGCGGGACCGTGTACGAGAAGTTCACGAGGATTTCTATTTCAAGCCGATGTTCGAAGCTGAGGCAGACTATGAGGGGATGGACTGGCCAATTAGAACGTTGGACCTCCAATCTGTTTGGTCATATCAAGCTTTCATTAACAGGGCGCAAGCTATTCACACGGTACGTAAGGATGACCGACAGTATGATTGGACTCCCCGAAAGCTTGAGAAGTATATAATGAACTATTTCCAGCCATCTGAGGACTATACAGGCGTAATCCGTAGCAGTGATTTCGCCGGGTTGTGGCGTAGGGTGTATTCTCGCGATATCACATCTACAAAGGTGTTCGAGTGGGAGGAAGACGAAGAGTGGGTGCAGACTGAGGCATAAAATGGCGGAAACGGTAAATGATGGTGCCGAATCTGGTTTTAGGCACCACGATGCTGAGTTAAAATATGTCGCCCCAGGTAACGTTGAGGTGGACGAGTTCAATGAACGGCAAACTGGAGTGGGTCCCGAAACCGACTTGGGCGATTTGGAGCAGTCTATTAAGGAAAATGGTATAGAAGACCCTCCGCAGGCTCGGCCCAGTGATGACGGGGAAGGTTACAAGGTATTTGCCGGACAGAGGCGACTGATGGCAGCTAAAGCCGTTGGCCTTTCTGAAATACCACTCATAGTCAAAGATCTTGATGACATGGAGGCTCTTGCAGCTTCGGTAAACGAAAATAACGAGCATCTTGATAAGGACGTTTCTCGTAAAGACCGAGCTGAAGCACTCGAAGAATTAGTTGACGACTGGGGTATTGAGAAAGTAGCTGACCAGCTTGGTATAGATACTCAGACCGTTCGACTTCGACTGGAGCCAACAGATGATTTCTGGAGTGGCACAATTTTTGACCCCGATGTTGATGCTGACGTTGATACTGAATATCTCGCTGACGATATAGTACCTAAGTTACGTAGAGTGACCGGCGACAGTGAGTTAGCCGAAAGATTTGCAAAGAAAATAATAGAAAAGAACGTACCTCCTGGTGCGGTGAGGAGTGCGGCAGAAGTTGCAGACGGGCCAGAGGGATTCTGGGACGAAATTGTGGAGCAGTGGAACGCCAAAGTCAAAGGGGAGGATAGGATTCGTCCTCGAATCACCCTCACTGGAGATGATGTTAAGCAATTACGTGCGTGGGCTAAGGACCGCGGGCTGAATGAAAAAAAAGCAGTGAAACAGATTGTTTTAGAACGACTTGAACAAGAGCAAACCGGAAATGTCGACTTGCCCGAGTTAGATGAGGAATTAGCTAACGATCTACGCGACCTCTGTGATGAGCACGATATGGATATGAGTGAAGCCGTAGAACGTGCGCTTGATGAGTGGTTATACTATCTTACTGAGTATGAAATTGACCGATTGAGTGTCTTCGATGACAAATAAATAATATTATATAGGTGTTTATTATTTTGGATTATATTAATGCTATTGGCAGATTCTATAACCTACTCAATACTCTTGAACGGCAAGTCAGTGGGAAACGAAAGCTCAAAGATTGTACTGGATACATGGACTGGCCCGACCGAGGCGTCTACTTCTTCCTCGAACCGGGCGAAGCACGAGGCTTAACTGACCAGATGCGCGTCACCCGTGTCGGGACACATGCGGTGTCTGAGGGGAGCAGCACATCTCTCTGGGATAGACTCAAGCAACACTACGGAACGGGCAGTGGCAGCAGCAATCACCCTCACGGTGGCAATCACCGTGGGTCGGTGTATCGGAAGCGCGTCGGTGAGGCGATTATCGAGAAACACGCCCTCCACGACGACTACCCCGACTGGGACAAACGCTGGTCGAGCATTGACCGCGACCGGTCGGAGGTTCGTGACGAGGAGTACATATTGGAACGGCGTGTGAGCACGTACATCCGCGAGCAGCCATTTCTGTGGGTCGACGTCGCCGATGAGCCAAGCGCAGACAGTGACCGAGCGTCCATCGAGCAGAACGCTATTGCCCTCCTCAGCAATTTCGAAGGCCAGACGATTGACCCGCGAGACGACGGATGGCTCGGAAAATACAGTCAGAGTCAAGAGATTCGAGAATCGGGCCTTTGGAACGTGAACCACGTCGAGGAGGAATACGACCCTGACTTTTTGGACCTGCTGGAGAACGCCGTCGGCGATACGACTCCACCTTGACGGTCAGGCGCAGTCCGATTCTGTGAGGGTCAGTGTCAATTCTGTGAGGGACAGTGCCTGAGGTATGTGGTTGTGGTTGTTGAACGACTGCCATCGATTGTGGCGGCTCTTAGATAAAGAGTTAGTCACTCATTGGCCTGGATTGCCTTGTTCAGTAGAACAAATATCTGGAAACATCTCCAGAGTCTCAAGATGACGAAGAAGAACGCAAGGACAGCTGTATAAGCAAATCCGAGCTTGCGTACTTCCAAGCGAAGTGTGAATCTGAGTCAGCTGTTTATGAGTGAGTGCTGAAAAGTCAGGGTCGAACCGTTGCAGTGCTGGTCAGCAGCACTGCTATCTTTCAGTTTTTTGGGAGAATGGTGCGGTTAGTTTGGTGTGTCGACAAACGCCGCACCAACTGGATGTATCGCACCAACCAATGATTCTCTTTCGGTTCTGTTTCTCCGTGAACCGCGGTGTCCTGAGTGTGGTGCAGCCGATATTGCGAAGAATGGTACCTACGAGCGGCACCCGCACGGCCGCCAGGGCGTGCGGGTGCAGCGATACTGCTGTGAGCTCTGTGGTTCGTTCTCACCGAGCCATCCGTCGGTCAAAGATGACCACCGCTATCCACGAGCAGTCACACAACTCGCTGACGCCATCGATGCCTTCGCCGATGCCTCCTTGGAAGCTATCCAAGACATCCTCACCGTTCACTACGGTGTTCGCCCTGCTGACCAGCAAATCCACAACTGGCAGACCGAACCGACGGCGGAGATCGTCGAGAACGATCTCCCCGTCTATTCCGGCGTCTACACCTACGACGAACAGTATCTCACGATCAACGGCAACCGCGCGTATCGACTTACCGTCTACGACGAGTTGATGCGTGCGCCGGTCGCCGAGGCAATCGTCCGTGAGTGCACCAAAGAGACCGTCCGGACGTTTCTCACAACCGCACTTGCGGAGAAACCTACCGCCGTCATCACGACTGACGGACGCTCAGACTACCCAGAAATCGTCGAAGACGATCTCGACGCATTCCACCACCGCTGTCGCTTCCACTTCATCAAAAACGGGGAGAAGAAGCTTCGAAGAACCGTTTTCCAGAGTGTTCGGTACTCTGACACGGAGAAGTTACGCGGTGCGATCGTCTGGAGCGAGTTCAAGAGCGTCTTCGCCGCGCCGTCGTACGAGACCGGTCTCCGTCGGTTCGAGGCGGTGCTCGACAAGATCGAGCACCTGCCGAGTGAACTCCGGACCTACGTCGAGCAGGTCATGGGGAACTTCGACCGATTCGCCGTCCATCTCCGTGATGAAGCAGTCCCGAGCACGACAAACAACCTCGAACGCTACTACGGACACACGAAACCGACGCGCATCAAGCGTCGGTTTCGCTCACTCCAGCACGCACGGGCGTTTCTGAAACGGCAGATGCGCGTGCGTACGATCAAACAGGGGCTGATCTCACGGGAACGGTCACTCTCGCTGGGGCGAGAGTTGTTCCCGTCGCTGTCACGGGAGCAACTCGAACCGCTGTTTACGGACGCCAAACAGCGCTATCTCTCTTGGCGTGATCGTGACGTAGATTGACGAGAGAGCGACAGCGCTGGCCGCCCTACCGGAGCGGCAGCGCTGTCATCCTCTGTTTGTCTCGCCGTGAGACTATCAGAAGAAATCTCAGTCTTGTCTCCTCCTAAATTCATTCTGTCACGTCTCCCGCAGCGGAATCACTTCATTATCGTATCCTGAGAGAAAAGACGACGAGCTATACGCAATCACACTTCACTTGGATGGGGCCGAGCTTGGCTGTGCTACCGAATAGGGTGTGAAGCTCGAATACTGTAATGCTGAATGTGTAAATCCATGTAAGTCCAATAACGGCGATTGAGATAGTGAATACTGAAATCACTTCATCAAACTTCCCGACACGGTTCAGTTCTTTGATTGCTGGATTCCCATCTCTGAACCCGAACGTGTAGATGATTGCTAATACCGGGAATAGTAGACCAAGGATTGTCGTGATTGTTCGGTTTACTGCATCGATATTCTCCAACGCTATGAGCGGGATTCCTACGAAGTATAGCCCTACAGAAGCCGCTACAGAGAGAACTATTGCATACAACGTATCTCGCTTTAGGTCACCGACT
This window of the Halapricum desulfuricans genome carries:
- a CDS encoding ParB/RepB/Spo0J family partition protein; protein product: MAETVNDGAESGFRHHDAELKYVAPGNVEVDEFNERQTGVGPETDLGDLEQSIKENGIEDPPQARPSDDGEGYKVFAGQRRLMAAKAVGLSEIPLIVKDLDDMEALAASVNENNEHLDKDVSRKDRAEALEELVDDWGIEKVADQLGIDTQTVRLRLEPTDDFWSGTIFDPDVDADVDTEYLADDIVPKLRRVTGDSELAERFAKKIIEKNVPPGAVRSAAEVADGPEGFWDEIVEQWNAKVKGEDRIRPRITLTGDDVKQLRAWAKDRGLNEKKAVKQIVLERLEQEQTGNVDLPELDEELANDLRDLCDEHDMDMSEAVERALDEWLYYLTEYEIDRLSVFDDK
- a CDS encoding transposase; this encodes MQRYCCELCGSFSPSHPSVKDDHRYPRAVTQLADAIDAFADASLEAIQDILTVHYGVRPADQQIHNWQTEPTAEIVENDLPVYSGVYTYDEQYLTINGNRAYRLTVYDELMRAPVAEAIVRECTKETVRTFLTTALAEKPTAVITTDGRSDYPEIVEDDLDAFHHRCRFHFIKNGEKKLRRTVFQSVRYSDTEKLRGAIVWSEFKSVFAAPSYETGLRRFEAVLDKIEHLPSELRTYVEQVMGNFDRFAVHLRDEAVPSTTNNLERYYGHTKPTRIKRRFRSLQHARAFLKRQMRVRTIKQGLISRERSLSLGRELFPSLSREQLEPLFTDAKQRYLSWRDRDVD